One Candidatus Methylomirabilota bacterium genomic window, GGAGACCTCGCCGAACTGCGACGCCTTCGACCTTGATCGTCGTCGATACGACGGTGTGGATCGACTTCCTCGGAGCCAGGGGCACGGCTTTCGACCGACACCTCACCGAGCTCCTGGAGAACGACGCTCCGATCGCACTGGTCGACATCGTGTACTGCGAAGTCCTCCAGGGCATTCGTGATGAAGAGGCCTATCACCAGACGCGCGTGAGCTTACGAGCGCACCCGATCTTGCGTCCACGCGGCCTCGAGACGTTCGAAACCGCTGCGAACCTGTATCGGACGGCGCGGCGCCGGGGGCTCACGCTCCGACGAAGCGTCGACTGCCTTATCGCCGCGACCTGCCTC contains:
- a CDS encoding PIN domain nuclease, translating into MIVVDTTVWIDFLGARGTAFDRHLTELLENDAPIALVDIVYCEVLQGIRDEEAYHQTRVSLRAHPILRPRGLETFETAANLYRTARRRGLTLRRSVDCLIAATCLETGAEIYHNDSDFDTLARVSDLTIYRPS